A window of Marinitoga sp. 1197 contains these coding sequences:
- a CDS encoding CD0519/CD1768 family membrane protein: MEEKEIVLKDKLREPFLFLIISSLIFFPVMNYMGLSNFFKTLMSTAHDLLLNTVFFIMAVAVLTSAFGNVLSEFGVVFLLNKLLSKLMKPLYNLPGASALGILTTYLSDNPAILSLAQDKQFTKYFEKWQIPLLCNLGTSFGMGLIVTTFMIAQSSNMGENLFLPVLLGNFGAVIGSIISVRIFSIYTKKYYKDFKHVQHLENVEYWNATKGSVISRLIDALLEGGKTGVDLGLSIIPGVLIISTIVMMFTNGPKDPLIGYQGLPYEGVPILQWIGSKLDFILNFLFGFKSPKLIAFPLTSLGSTGAALALIPKFIETNSIHPNDIAVLTAIGMTWSGYLSTHIAMMDSLKARNLASKAILSHTIAGIIAGFITHLLYILIF; encoded by the coding sequence ATGGAAGAAAAAGAAATTGTGTTAAAAGACAAACTCAGAGAACCATTTTTGTTTTTAATTATATCTTCTCTGATCTTTTTTCCTGTAATGAATTATATGGGATTAAGCAATTTTTTTAAAACTTTGATGTCTACAGCGCATGATTTATTGTTAAATACTGTATTTTTTATAATGGCTGTTGCAGTTTTGACGAGCGCATTTGGTAATGTGTTATCAGAATTTGGTGTTGTATTTCTTTTAAATAAATTACTCTCTAAATTAATGAAACCTTTATATAATCTCCCGGGAGCTTCTGCTCTTGGAATTTTGACCACATATTTATCTGATAATCCTGCAATATTATCTTTAGCTCAGGATAAACAATTTACAAAATATTTTGAAAAGTGGCAAATTCCTTTATTATGTAATTTAGGGACATCTTTTGGTATGGGCTTAATTGTAACAACATTTATGATTGCACAATCATCTAATATGGGAGAAAATCTTTTTCTGCCTGTATTATTAGGTAATTTTGGTGCTGTAATTGGTAGTATTATTAGTGTAAGGATTTTTTCTATTTATACAAAAAAATATTATAAAGATTTTAAACATGTTCAACATTTAGAGAATGTTGAATATTGGAATGCAACAAAAGGAAGTGTAATATCAAGGCTAATAGATGCTTTACTTGAAGGTGGTAAAACAGGTGTAGATTTAGGATTATCAATAATACCTGGAGTATTAATAATAAGTACTATTGTAATGATGTTTACCAATGGACCTAAAGATCCCTTAATTGGATATCAGGGATTACCATATGAAGGTGTCCCAATTTTGCAATGGATAGGATCAAAATTGGATTTTATTTTAAATTTTTTATTTGGATTCAAATCGCCTAAATTAATAGCTTTTCCATTAACCTCTTTAGGCTCAACTGGAGCAGCATTAGCTTTAATTCCCAAATTTATAGAAACAAATTCCATACATCCAAATGATATAGCTGTTTTAACCGCTATTGGAATGACGTGGAGCGGATATCTTTCCACTCATATAGCAATGATGGATTCTTTAAAAGCGAGAAACCTTGCAAGTAAAGCAATCCTTTCACATACAATTGCTGGTATCATTGCAGGATTCATAACCCATTTATTATATATTCTTATTTTCTGA
- a CDS encoding alpha-amylase family glycosyl hydrolase → MKKLKELYEFLIEKVEKGKINYAIPKRWMPDDYEGNIRLKGRTFVVNPYEYFSKIIEKILNNADENNDYSKPLSFITKEKTTQWLKKSIIYSAHVRMTSAYQHDINSAYFKPDDDLGYRESGTFLKMIALLPYLKQYNVDTIYLLPITQSSNKFKKGEVGSPYAVKSFHHVENDYHDPLLTRFTPDEEFSAFVEAAHMLGMRIILDFIPRTASRDNNLILEHPDWFYWIDIKELSSYKPPKIENLDFEQPSIENLPILYSNADVKKHLKKFRWAPNITNPEKWENFVKANKNNPDFLEEIVKEFKIITVPGFSDWINDPQPTWDDVTFLRLYLSHPKEAEKYLENPEKQPPYVLYDVVKSSKFPGTQKNEKLWDMISNIMPYFQKNFGIDGARLDMGHALPKELEHRIISNAKNYDPSFAIIAEELAMDNHKKAKLSGYDAILGNTWWAEPRHKESWFIKTVRDIMPNLELPSFATSETPDSPRAVTRDGKELFSKLSAVVNTFMPNGITVINSGSEIFEKQPMNLGLDFEKPEEARYKYLKPTDPFYGKLAFFDYYALHWDVDKHMVRLLTVLGKIKKEYIDLITNISNYRYIEHMDKVFSIFYWNGNNGLLIPVNLNFDKAISFGVDLGYHTWRGNHRISLLLENYRKCDFKWDEGAWLNVNLNPGEAKIYLVE, encoded by the coding sequence ATGAAAAAATTAAAGGAATTATATGAATTTCTCATCGAAAAAGTCGAAAAGGGGAAAATAAACTATGCTATTCCGAAAAGATGGATGCCAGATGATTATGAAGGAAATATAAGATTGAAAGGAAGAACATTTGTTGTAAATCCATATGAATATTTTTCAAAAATAATAGAAAAAATACTAAATAACGCAGACGAAAATAATGATTATTCCAAACCTTTATCTTTTATAACAAAGGAAAAAACAACACAGTGGTTAAAAAAATCAATTATATATAGTGCTCATGTTAGAATGACCTCTGCTTACCAGCACGATATTAACTCTGCTTATTTTAAACCCGATGATGATCTTGGATATAGAGAAAGTGGCACCTTTCTAAAAATGATAGCTTTACTACCATATTTAAAACAATACAATGTTGATACAATTTATTTATTACCAATAACACAGTCCAGCAACAAATTTAAAAAAGGTGAAGTTGGTTCTCCCTATGCAGTAAAAAGTTTTCATCATGTTGAAAATGATTATCATGACCCATTGTTGACACGTTTCACTCCAGATGAAGAATTTTCTGCTTTCGTTGAAGCTGCACATATGTTAGGGATGAGAATAATATTAGATTTTATTCCGAGGACAGCCTCAAGAGACAATAATCTAATTTTGGAACATCCAGATTGGTTTTATTGGATTGATATAAAAGAATTATCTTCATACAAACCCCCGAAAATTGAGAATCTTGATTTTGAACAACCATCTATAGAAAATCTTCCCATTTTATACTCTAATGCTGATGTAAAAAAGCATTTGAAAAAGTTCAGATGGGCACCCAACATCACAAACCCCGAAAAATGGGAAAATTTTGTAAAAGCTAATAAAAATAACCCTGATTTTTTGGAAGAAATTGTCAAAGAATTTAAAATTATTACTGTTCCTGGTTTTTCTGATTGGATAAATGATCCACAACCAACATGGGATGATGTAACTTTTTTGAGATTATATCTAAGCCATCCAAAAGAAGCTGAAAAATATCTGGAAAATCCTGAAAAACAACCACCATATGTTTTATATGACGTTGTAAAATCAAGTAAATTCCCTGGAACGCAAAAAAACGAGAAATTATGGGATATGATTTCCAATATTATGCCATATTTTCAGAAAAATTTTGGCATAGATGGCGCAAGGCTCGACATGGGGCATGCATTACCTAAAGAATTAGAACATAGAATCATTTCAAATGCAAAAAATTATGACCCGTCATTTGCAATTATCGCTGAAGAATTAGCTATGGACAATCATAAGAAAGCTAAACTAAGCGGTTATGATGCTATTTTAGGAAATACATGGTGGGCAGAACCTAGACATAAAGAAAGCTGGTTTATAAAAACTGTTAGAGATATTATGCCAAATTTAGAACTCCCGTCATTTGCGACATCAGAAACTCCAGATTCTCCAAGAGCTGTAACAAGAGACGGTAAAGAATTATTTTCAAAATTATCAGCAGTTGTAAATACGTTTATGCCAAATGGAATTACCGTTATAAATTCAGGAAGTGAAATTTTTGAAAAACAACCTATGAATTTAGGGCTCGATTTTGAAAAACCAGAAGAGGCGAGATATAAGTATTTAAAACCTACAGATCCGTTTTATGGAAAATTAGCATTTTTTGATTATTATGCCCTTCACTGGGATGTGGACAAACATATGGTTAGATTATTAACCGTTCTTGGAAAAATAAAGAAAGAATATATTGATTTAATAACAAATATAAGCAATTATAGATATATTGAGCATATGGATAAAGTATTTTCAATTTTTTACTGGAATGGAAATAATGGCTTATTAATACCTGTTAATCTGAATTTTGATAAAGCAATATCTTTTGGTGTGGATTTAGGTTATCATACATGGCGAGGAAATCATAGAATTAGTTTATTACTGGAAAATTATAGAAAATGTGATTTTAAATGGGATGAAGGCGCATGGCTTAATGTGAATTTGAATCCTGGAGAAGCTAAGATATATCTTGTAGAATAA
- a CDS encoding CPBP family glutamic-type intramembrane protease: MKDIIDYINMTIYILGSIFIKNLSKIYDLNTYYNFFSNGFYIIFVIESLLIISFLKKPSIKNEIKKTFKLKKFYIPFYIILLIIIVYFYLKYFFIRKALFFTLIIGGVSEEYFFKAYLFNSFKEKKYNILLIYIALSLAFTLSHYSIQTFKIPYNFKLFEFTFLYQFFTLIFYTYVKDIYILSGIHIIVNLFSLK; this comes from the coding sequence ATGAAAGATATTATTGACTATATTAATATGACTATATATATTTTAGGTTCTATATTTATAAAAAATTTATCTAAAATATATGATCTAAATACCTATTATAACTTTTTTAGCAACGGTTTTTATATAATATTTGTTATCGAATCGTTATTAATAATTTCATTTTTAAAGAAACCATCCATAAAAAATGAAATAAAAAAAACTTTTAAACTTAAAAAGTTTTATATTCCATTTTATATTATTCTTTTAATAATTATAGTTTATTTTTATTTAAAGTATTTTTTCATTAGAAAAGCTCTTTTTTTTACTCTGATTATTGGTGGCGTTAGTGAAGAATACTTTTTTAAAGCGTATCTTTTTAATTCGTTTAAAGAAAAAAAATACAATATTTTATTAATTTATATAGCTTTATCATTAGCCTTTACATTGTCTCACTATTCAATACAAACTTTTAAAATACCATATAATTTTAAACTTTTTGAATTTACATTTTTATATCAATTTTTCACATTGATTTTCTATACTTATGTAAAAGATATATATATATTATCAGGAATTCATATAATAGTAAATCTTTTTTCGTTAAAATGA